Proteins from a single region of Desulfolutivibrio sulfoxidireducens:
- a CDS encoding aspartate:alanine exchanger family transporter: MVIDLHDLLSKNPALVFFLVLGLGALLGNARAGSIRLGATAGVLLAGLVFGHLGYQGPSQAMEVGFILFMYSVGLQAGPRFFSVVARDGLKYAALALVTAVTAFFLARGLGEVCGFSNSLTAGLMAGALTSTPALAAAQDAVRSGLARLAEGVTPEAAIAEIGVSYAIAYVFGMMGVMLCIKAVPRIFHTDLAGEARVAARERGMPEEGEEEAALAERRHMIRVFEAKNPRVLGRTLREIGLPGLTGCVVQEIKRQARVFFPDAETRIEPGDRVAVAGEVERLEELSDFFGPGVFDRELVRAPIETATVVVTHADAVGRHVSDLHILARSGCFVTRLVRAQIELPPGVDVVVERGDLLTLAGLKSRLRELVKTLGHVERDIVQTDILTFALGIAAGIVLGKFTIRLGSVSLGLGMSGGLLASGILIGFLRSLHPTFGRVPPAAAWVVRELGILFFMAGIGLSAGGSIVSSLAAVGLPLFLSGVAVTLTPFFVALFFGRYVLRLNMALLLGGITGSMTSTPSLALVTAAAASGVPALGYAGAYAFANVFKALSGTLLMIF, encoded by the coding sequence ATGGTCATCGACCTCCACGACCTGTTGTCCAAAAATCCCGCCCTGGTTTTTTTCCTGGTCCTCGGGCTGGGGGCGCTTCTCGGGAACGCCCGGGCCGGCTCCATCCGGCTGGGGGCCACGGCCGGGGTGCTTCTGGCCGGGCTGGTCTTCGGACACCTGGGCTACCAGGGGCCGTCCCAGGCCATGGAGGTGGGGTTCATCCTTTTCATGTATTCCGTGGGGCTTCAGGCCGGGCCGCGTTTTTTCAGCGTGGTGGCCCGCGACGGCCTCAAATACGCGGCCCTGGCCCTGGTCACGGCGGTCACGGCCTTTTTTCTGGCCAGGGGACTGGGGGAGGTGTGCGGCTTTTCGAACAGCCTCACGGCCGGGCTCATGGCCGGGGCCCTGACCAGCACCCCGGCCCTGGCCGCGGCCCAGGACGCCGTGCGTAGCGGCCTGGCCAGGCTGGCCGAGGGCGTGACCCCGGAGGCGGCCATCGCCGAGATCGGGGTCAGCTACGCCATTGCCTACGTCTTCGGGATGATGGGGGTCATGCTGTGCATCAAGGCCGTGCCCAGGATCTTTCACACGGACCTGGCCGGCGAGGCCCGGGTCGCCGCCCGGGAGCGGGGCATGCCCGAGGAGGGCGAGGAGGAGGCCGCTTTGGCCGAGAGGCGGCACATGATCCGGGTCTTCGAGGCGAAAAATCCCCGGGTTCTGGGCCGGACCCTGCGCGAGATCGGCCTGCCGGGCCTGACCGGCTGCGTGGTTCAGGAGATAAAGCGCCAGGCCCGGGTGTTTTTCCCGGACGCCGAGACCCGGATCGAGCCCGGGGACCGGGTGGCCGTGGCCGGGGAGGTGGAGCGGCTGGAGGAACTGTCCGACTTTTTCGGTCCCGGGGTGTTCGACCGGGAACTGGTGCGCGCGCCCATCGAGACGGCCACGGTGGTGGTCACCCACGCCGACGCCGTGGGCAGGCATGTGAGCGACCTGCACATCCTGGCCCGCTCGGGCTGTTTCGTGACCAGGCTGGTCCGGGCTCAGATCGAATTGCCGCCGGGCGTGGACGTCGTTGTCGAACGCGGCGATCTATTGACCCTGGCCGGTCTCAAGTCCCGGCTGCGCGAGCTGGTCAAGACCCTTGGGCATGTGGAGCGGGACATCGTCCAGACCGACATCCTGACCTTCGCCCTGGGCATCGCGGCCGGCATTGTGCTTGGCAAGTTCACCATCCGCCTGGGCTCGGTGTCCCTGGGCCTGGGCATGTCCGGGGGGCTTTTGGCCTCGGGCATCCTGATCGGGTTCCTGCGTTCCCTGCATCCCACCTTCGGCCGGGTTCCCCCGGCGGCCGCCTGGGTGGTGCGGGAACTGGGGATTCTCTTCTTCATGGCCGGCATCGGGCTCTCGGCCGGCGGCAGCATCGTGTCCTCCCTGGCCGCCGTGGGCCTGCCGCTTTTTTTAAGCGGCGTGGCCGTGACCCTTACGCCCTTTTTCGTGGCCCTTTTTTTCGGCAGGTACGTGCTGCGCCTGAATATGGCCCTGCTTCTCGGCGGCATCACCGGGTCCATGACCAGCACGCCGTCCCTGG
- the amrB gene encoding AmmeMemoRadiSam system protein B, which yields MNRQPIVAGQFYPAGPALKKEVLAYLDRGREPSEKPALVTMVPHAGYIYSGAVAGKTLGRARLADTIVLLGPNHTGRGRRLAVWPDGTWLLPGGGLDVDTDLALAMLQADTRLSADYEAHLGEHCLEVLMPFLWAKNPATRIVPMVVSEYSPTVLGNVAVSLAGVIRAWPTPVSVVVSSDMSHYVSHDTAKELDSLALAEITALSPMGLFSVVRDRGITMCGVLPMTLALFLAVELGATRAEVVDYATSGEVSGDYRHVVGYAGVVVT from the coding sequence ATGAACAGGCAGCCCATAGTCGCCGGCCAGTTTTATCCCGCCGGTCCGGCCCTGAAAAAGGAAGTCCTGGCCTATTTGGATCGTGGCCGGGAACCATCGGAAAAACCGGCCCTTGTGACCATGGTCCCCCATGCCGGATACATCTATTCCGGGGCCGTGGCCGGAAAAACCCTGGGCCGGGCCCGGCTGGCCGACACCATCGTCCTTTTGGGCCCCAACCATACCGGCCGGGGCAGGCGGTTGGCGGTCTGGCCGGACGGGACATGGCTTCTCCCGGGCGGCGGCCTGGACGTGGATACGGACCTGGCCCTGGCCATGCTTCAGGCCGACACGCGGCTTTCGGCGGATTACGAGGCCCACCTGGGCGAGCATTGCCTGGAGGTGCTCATGCCCTTTTTATGGGCCAAAAACCCGGCCACGCGCATCGTTCCCATGGTTGTGAGCGAATACAGCCCCACCGTGCTTGGCAACGTGGCCGTGAGCCTGGCCGGGGTCATACGGGCCTGGCCCACGCCAGTGTCCGTGGTGGTCAGTTCGGACATGAGCCACTATGTGAGCCATGACACGGCCAAGGAGTTGGACTCCCTGGCCCTGGCCGAAATCACGGCCCTCAGCCCCATGGGCCTTTTTTCCGTGGTCCGGGACCGGGGCATCACCATGTGCGGCGTCTTGCCCATGACCCTGGCCCTGTTTCTGGCTGTGGAACTGGGCGCGACCCGGGCCGAGGTGGTGGACTACGCCACCTCGGGCGAGGTGTCCGGGGATTACCGCCATGTGGTCGGCTACGCCGGGGTGGTGGTGACCTAG
- a CDS encoding methyl-accepting chemotaxis protein — translation MTYNKATTAVEGLSVEKAKSELSSVVAMIELWVNGVQEVVSTSSKIDSLAAFLANPSPTERESSNASGLLKSIAERFPGVDNLLMLDRAGKVIASAVPGKIMGADLSERDYYKQGMQGLNVISKPVISVDKGLPVFIVASPVRLDGKVVGVMVAGVNTGYFSEKFVVPMSGASGEMFVLAPDGLVIAHPDQALQAKSNMLNDTSYGKRLFERNSGQIEVREDGVDRLVLFEKSAMTNWVAVKTIVTAVAFSKARDIGVLIIVISAVVLLVLLGGVWTTLHVNVLGPVSRLITSAESIAGGNLGITLDVTRKDEIGMLQRALSTMLGNLKAKIVEAEEMGAQARSESEKARLATRQAEDACRQAEHSKAEGMLQAAGQLEGVVEVVTSASEELSAQIEQSSRGAEEQARRVGETATAMEEMNATVLEVAKNASQAAQTADKAKAKATDGALVVTQMVGGIGEVQTQALDMKADMTTLGKQAEGIGRILNVISDIADQTNLLALNAAIEAARAGEAGRGFAVVADEVRKLAEKTMTATQEVGDAIRGIQGGTRKNIGNMEQSVARIEAATGLAVKAGAALDEIVSLVDLTTDQVRSIATASEEQSAASEEINRSIEDINRISSETSDAMRQSAQAVGEMANQSQVLKTLIEQMKVEGGTDAPAQTQRALA, via the coding sequence ATGACGTACAACAAGGCGACGACCGCCGTTGAGGGGTTGTCCGTCGAAAAGGCCAAAAGCGAATTGAGTTCCGTCGTCGCCATGATAGAGCTCTGGGTCAATGGGGTTCAGGAGGTCGTTTCCACCAGTTCGAAAATTGATTCACTGGCCGCCTTCCTTGCCAACCCATCCCCAACGGAACGGGAGAGTTCCAACGCCAGCGGACTCCTGAAGAGCATTGCCGAGCGATTCCCGGGCGTGGACAATCTGCTCATGCTCGATCGGGCGGGGAAGGTCATCGCCTCGGCCGTGCCTGGAAAGATCATGGGCGCGGATCTGAGCGAAAGGGACTATTACAAGCAGGGGATGCAGGGGCTAAACGTCATTTCCAAGCCGGTCATCAGCGTGGACAAGGGCTTGCCGGTGTTCATCGTGGCCTCCCCGGTGCGCCTGGACGGCAAGGTGGTGGGGGTCATGGTGGCCGGGGTGAACACCGGGTATTTTTCAGAGAAATTCGTGGTGCCCATGTCCGGGGCGTCGGGCGAGATGTTCGTCCTGGCCCCGGACGGCCTGGTCATCGCCCATCCCGACCAGGCGCTTCAGGCCAAATCGAACATGCTCAACGACACCAGTTACGGGAAGCGGCTTTTCGAGAGGAATTCCGGCCAGATCGAAGTCCGGGAGGATGGCGTGGACCGACTGGTCCTGTTTGAAAAATCGGCCATGACCAACTGGGTCGCGGTCAAGACGATCGTCACCGCCGTCGCCTTTTCCAAGGCCAGGGACATCGGCGTACTGATCATCGTCATTTCGGCCGTCGTGTTGCTGGTGTTGCTTGGAGGCGTCTGGACGACCCTGCACGTCAACGTTCTTGGCCCCGTGTCGCGGCTTATCACCTCCGCGGAAAGTATTGCCGGCGGCAATCTGGGCATCACCCTCGACGTGACGCGCAAGGATGAGATCGGCATGCTGCAACGCGCCCTGTCCACGATGCTCGGCAACCTGAAGGCCAAGATCGTCGAGGCCGAGGAGATGGGGGCCCAGGCCCGAAGCGAGTCCGAAAAGGCCAGGCTCGCCACGCGACAGGCCGAGGACGCCTGTCGGCAGGCCGAGCATTCCAAGGCCGAGGGCATGCTCCAGGCGGCGGGCCAGCTCGAGGGGGTCGTGGAGGTGGTCACCTCGGCCTCCGAGGAACTCTCGGCCCAGATCGAGCAGTCGAGTCGGGGCGCCGAGGAACAGGCCCGGCGCGTCGGGGAGACCGCCACGGCCATGGAGGAAATGAACGCCACCGTGCTCGAGGTGGCCAAAAACGCCTCCCAGGCCGCACAGACCGCGGACAAGGCCAAGGCCAAGGCCACGGACGGGGCCCTGGTCGTGACCCAGATGGTTGGCGGGATCGGCGAGGTGCAAACCCAGGCCCTTGACATGAAAGCCGACATGACCACGCTTGGGAAGCAGGCCGAGGGAATCGGGCGGATCCTGAACGTCATTTCGGACATCGCCGACCAGACCAACCTCCTGGCCCTCAACGCGGCCATCGAGGCCGCCAGGGCCGGGGAGGCCGGCCGGGGATTCGCCGTGGTCGCCGACGAGGTCAGAAAATTGGCGGAAAAAACCATGACCGCCACCCAGGAGGTCGGTGACGCCATTCGGGGCATCCAGGGCGGCACGCGCAAGAACATCGGCAACATGGAGCAATCGGTGGCGAGGATCGAGGCCGCGACGGGCCTGGCCGTCAAGGCCGGGGCGGCCCTGGATGAGATCGTCTCCCTGGTGGATCTGACCACCGACCAGGTGCGCTCCATCGCCACGGCCTCCGAGGAGCAGTCGGCGGCCAGCGAGGAGATCAACCGCAGCATCGAGGACATCAACCGCATCTCGTCCGAGACCTCCGACGCCATGCGCCAATCCGCCCAGGCCGTGGGGGAGATGGCCAACCAGTCCCAGGTGCTCAAGACCCTGATCGAACAGATGAAGGTCGAAGGCGGGACGGACGCCCCCGCGCAGACGCAAAGGGCGTTGGCCTAG
- a CDS encoding ATP-binding protein, with product MILKEHRFLLVWFGIYALVLVGGIILVILFLADQRRSILEMAGIRIHNESQQLAAHIGGQLRIIDLGLLAVTEMEGFARSVQQGDTRALSRMIRRKMPLFSSFISFQLVDANGDILFSQGSATDGIRNLGEQWFFKEHRDAFSPFLVFTSPTDSAKPTLHMSRRVEDDRGRFLGAMVIGISTSAIFSHYQALNAIRSNLVVLYDTHLQVLSSWIGPQSGYASMEPLSAKSPFFSSVGREFFLQGGSHLAKSDDLIVATTQLARLPFYVGVAEETSRLLDDWRDIAATAILLLIVAAVGATLALLYAANQFVKRSVMESRLRRVKLRESIYKSIFYENPCMQLLIEPETGRIQDANPRAKEFYGFEVSGEKRAFWKDFDVSSPERQDEFLGRSSMTRRNYHRFRHTVATGDIREVEAYTSVVDLEGPLFIHAILNDITPRVEAELALKEASARAESANTAKSEFLANMSHEIRTPMNGVNGMLQLLQCTELDKEQADYVDTALTASKNLLVIINDILDFSKIEAGKFEIFEAKVDIVALCHSVHEFFDVQLLDKKLDLFVEIDPNVPQYVLADAGRIRQVLFNLLGNAVKFTEEGEVRLAVGMSRVDSAAHRLNLHFTVTDTGIGIPEEKLADLFNPFTQVNATLTKKYQGTGLGLSIVKRLVALMGGDIGISSVLAEGTSVKFRINVGELRREEQQSREQPIPGSRMSGMEPAVRPRPRVLLAEDDAVNQKVTIGILTNCGCDVFCVSTGQEALEALTKEHFDCVFMDIQMPVLDGVETTRLIRGGHAGHAKKDIPIIAMTAYALADDKEKFLAAGMDAYIAKPVLRDEMCAVVSRVLHDMDMPAEPGETAE from the coding sequence ATGATCCTGAAAGAACATAGATTCCTGCTCGTTTGGTTCGGCATCTACGCCCTCGTCCTTGTCGGGGGCATCATCCTGGTCATCCTCTTTCTTGCAGACCAGCGGCGTTCGATTCTGGAGATGGCCGGAATTCGAATCCACAATGAGTCCCAGCAGCTCGCGGCCCACATAGGCGGCCAATTGCGGATCATCGATCTGGGGCTGCTGGCGGTCACGGAGATGGAGGGATTTGCCCGAAGCGTCCAGCAAGGCGACACCAGGGCCCTTTCGCGCATGATCCGGCGGAAGATGCCGCTTTTTTCGAGCTTCATCTCGTTTCAGTTGGTCGATGCCAACGGCGATATTCTCTTCAGCCAGGGATCCGCCACGGACGGTATCCGGAATCTTGGGGAGCAATGGTTTTTCAAGGAACATCGGGATGCGTTCTCGCCCTTTTTGGTCTTTACCTCTCCGACCGACTCCGCCAAGCCCACTCTCCACATGAGCCGCAGGGTCGAGGATGATCGGGGACGGTTTCTGGGGGCCATGGTCATCGGCATCTCCACATCCGCCATATTCAGCCACTACCAGGCGCTCAACGCAATCCGCTCCAATCTCGTCGTGCTCTACGATACGCATCTCCAGGTCCTTTCCTCGTGGATTGGACCACAGAGCGGATACGCCTCCATGGAGCCCTTGTCCGCCAAGAGCCCCTTTTTTTCCTCGGTGGGCCGGGAGTTTTTTCTCCAGGGCGGTTCCCATCTGGCGAAGTCCGATGACCTGATCGTCGCAACCACCCAATTGGCCCGATTGCCTTTTTATGTCGGGGTTGCGGAAGAAACCTCGCGACTTCTTGACGACTGGCGGGACATAGCCGCAACGGCGATTCTCTTGCTGATCGTCGCGGCCGTTGGTGCGACATTGGCCCTTCTTTACGCCGCCAACCAGTTCGTCAAACGATCGGTCATGGAATCGCGCCTGCGTCGCGTGAAGCTCCGTGAATCTATCTACAAGTCAATTTTTTACGAGAACCCGTGCATGCAGCTTCTTATCGAGCCTGAGACGGGGAGGATACAGGACGCCAACCCCCGGGCCAAGGAGTTCTACGGGTTTGAGGTTTCAGGTGAAAAGCGGGCCTTTTGGAAGGACTTCGACGTGTCCTCCCCGGAGCGGCAAGATGAGTTCCTTGGCAGGAGTTCCATGACCCGCCGCAATTACCATCGTTTTCGGCATACGGTGGCCACCGGGGACATTCGGGAGGTCGAGGCCTATACCAGTGTCGTCGATCTTGAGGGTCCGCTCTTCATCCATGCGATTCTCAATGATATCACCCCCCGGGTGGAGGCCGAGTTGGCCCTCAAGGAGGCCTCGGCCAGGGCGGAGTCGGCAAACACGGCCAAGTCTGAATTTTTGGCCAACATGAGCCATGAGATCCGGACGCCCATGAACGGCGTGAACGGCATGCTGCAACTCCTGCAGTGCACGGAATTGGATAAGGAACAGGCGGACTATGTCGATACCGCTCTTACGGCGTCCAAGAATCTTCTGGTGATCATCAACGATATTCTTGATTTCTCGAAGATAGAGGCGGGAAAATTCGAGATATTCGAGGCCAAAGTCGATATCGTCGCACTCTGCCACTCCGTGCATGAATTTTTTGATGTCCAGCTCCTCGACAAAAAGCTCGACCTGTTTGTGGAGATTGATCCGAACGTGCCGCAATATGTCCTGGCCGATGCCGGCCGCATCCGGCAAGTCCTCTTCAATCTTCTCGGGAACGCCGTGAAATTCACGGAAGAGGGTGAGGTCCGCCTCGCGGTCGGCATGTCGCGAGTGGATTCGGCAGCGCATCGCCTCAATCTCCACTTCACAGTCACAGACACGGGCATCGGCATCCCCGAAGAGAAACTGGCCGATCTGTTCAACCCCTTTACCCAGGTGAACGCCACACTGACCAAGAAATACCAGGGGACCGGCCTGGGGCTTTCGATCGTCAAGCGCCTTGTTGCATTGATGGGCGGGGATATCGGGATCTCCAGTGTCCTTGCCGAGGGAACATCGGTCAAATTCAGAATAAATGTTGGTGAATTGCGGCGAGAGGAGCAGCAAAGTCGCGAACAGCCCATCCCAGGCTCACGGATGTCTGGAATGGAGCCCGCCGTCCGGCCACGCCCGAGAGTTCTTCTTGCGGAGGATGATGCGGTCAACCAAAAGGTTACCATTGGCATATTGACGAACTGCGGCTGTGATGTCTTTTGCGTCAGCACCGGCCAGGAGGCTTTGGAGGCCCTCACGAAGGAGCATTTCGATTGCGTTTTCATGGACATCCAGATGCCGGTCCTCGATGGCGTCGAGACGACCCGGTTGATTCGCGGCGGGCATGCCGGGCATGCGAAAAAAGATATACCGATCATCGCCATGACGGCGTACGCCCTTGCCGATGACAAGGAGAAATTTCTGGCGGCTGGAATGGATGCGTACATCGCCAAGCCCGTGCTGCGTGACGAGATGTGCGCCGTCGTATCTCGGGTGCTGCACGATATGGATATGCCAGCCGAGCCTGGGGAAACGGCGGAATAG
- the dctP gene encoding TRAP transporter substrate-binding protein DctP, whose amino-acid sequence MSRRGTMPQALAILMCFILHGSDVFADATGIRFRISLENTPAHIQSQSVKRFALLLSEKAGNRLNVEYYDSASLFRDTDVFSALTEGKVEMAVPGIWHVASFVPDVNIFLLPAFYGRDARENHAVLESDAGKELDARIEDSLGVKVPGKWFDLGYANLYTVKHKLLSLGDIDGLKIRVAGGVANEMRIEAAGARATSIPWPDFPIWLDRGEVDGVLTTHETVRSAELWTHGLRYCLEDRQYFPMYVPMISERVWKILPEDIQRAILEAWEETAAWERDMAAKAQLEARNDLEAHGVEIVVPQRSEILKWRERLGHSQDAIITRVGLDKEFALRAVRSLENQAP is encoded by the coding sequence ATGTCCAGACGCGGCACGATGCCACAGGCTCTTGCGATCCTGATGTGTTTCATCCTCCATGGTTCGGATGTCTTTGCCGATGCCACGGGAATTCGATTCCGTATTTCTCTGGAAAACACCCCGGCGCATATCCAATCGCAATCCGTAAAGCGCTTTGCGCTGCTTTTGTCCGAGAAAGCCGGCAACAGGCTGAATGTGGAATATTATGATTCCGCCTCGCTGTTCCGGGACACGGATGTATTCAGCGCCCTGACCGAAGGCAAGGTTGAAATGGCCGTGCCTGGCATCTGGCATGTGGCCTCCTTCGTGCCGGATGTGAACATTTTCCTTTTGCCCGCTTTTTACGGCCGCGACGCCAGGGAGAACCACGCCGTCCTGGAAAGCGACGCGGGCAAAGAACTGGATGCGCGTATCGAGGACTCTCTCGGCGTCAAGGTTCCAGGGAAATGGTTCGATCTGGGGTATGCCAACCTGTATACCGTCAAACACAAACTCCTCTCTCTGGGGGATATCGATGGTCTCAAAATCCGAGTGGCCGGCGGGGTGGCGAATGAAATGCGTATCGAGGCGGCCGGGGCGAGGGCCACGTCGATTCCCTGGCCGGATTTCCCGATATGGCTCGACCGGGGCGAGGTGGATGGGGTGCTCACGACGCACGAGACCGTTCGCAGTGCCGAGCTCTGGACGCATGGCCTTCGATACTGCCTGGAGGATCGGCAGTACTTTCCCATGTATGTCCCGATGATCAGCGAACGGGTCTGGAAAATTCTCCCCGAGGACATCCAAAGGGCCATACTGGAGGCATGGGAGGAGACGGCGGCCTGGGAACGGGACATGGCGGCCAAAGCCCAACTCGAGGCCAGAAACGACCTTGAGGCCCATGGCGTCGAGATTGTCGTGCCGCAACGGTCCGAAATCCTGAAGTGGCGCGAAAGGCTCGGGCACAGCCAGGATGCGATCATCACGAGGGTGGGACTGGACAAGGAATTCGCTCTTCGGGCCGTCCGCAGCCTCGAGAATCAGGCCCCGTGA
- a CDS encoding universal stress protein — translation MFKDIVLAVTPSAICESAAEKAFGFASRFESKLYLLHVCGMEQGWGAMEHLEASGTVERIKENMKEYYKDRLGKLPHCEVMVVAGIPHNEILRVARKKNADLIIMGPHTKEHAEKRSKMWGMAGSTLERVSQRSRCPVMIVAKGIATPGDFKSIVAATDFSEQAECAVAYSGQLARHYKAALTVTNVIEPGQLFPAEIRSQIERTRERLQQEYGPRLDGISECSYECMVGDPPMEILDISQKKRADLVIMAHHSKETDPEKAFLGSTVTKVALNCGCPTMSVNRHFDLRCGLMYDQTGKVVEAGATA, via the coding sequence ATGTTTAAGGACATCGTACTTGCGGTAACGCCGTCGGCGATCTGCGAGAGTGCAGCGGAGAAGGCTTTCGGTTTTGCAAGCCGCTTCGAATCCAAGCTGTATCTGCTTCATGTCTGCGGCATGGAACAGGGATGGGGAGCGATGGAGCATCTCGAGGCCTCGGGAACTGTCGAGCGCATCAAGGAGAACATGAAGGAATACTACAAGGACCGTCTGGGAAAGCTGCCGCATTGCGAGGTGATGGTGGTGGCCGGAATCCCGCACAACGAGATCCTGCGCGTGGCGCGCAAGAAGAATGCCGATCTGATTATCATGGGGCCGCACACCAAGGAGCATGCGGAAAAGCGTTCCAAGATGTGGGGGATGGCCGGGAGCACCCTGGAGAGGGTCAGCCAGCGCTCCCGCTGCCCGGTGATGATCGTGGCCAAGGGGATCGCGACTCCCGGGGATTTCAAGAGCATCGTGGCCGCCACGGACTTTTCCGAACAGGCCGAGTGCGCGGTGGCCTATTCCGGGCAGTTGGCCAGGCATTACAAGGCGGCGCTGACCGTGACCAACGTCATAGAGCCCGGACAGCTCTTCCCCGCCGAGATCCGGTCCCAGATTGAGAGGACCCGGGAACGTCTGCAACAGGAATACGGCCCCCGGCTCGACGGGATAAGCGAATGTTCCTACGAATGCATGGTCGGTGACCCGCCCATGGAAATCCTCGACATTTCACAGAAGAAGCGTGCCGATCTGGTGATCATGGCCCACCATTCCAAGGAGACGGATCCGGAGAAGGCCTTTTTGGGGTCCACGGTGACCAAGGTGGCGCTCAACTGCGGATGTCCGACCATGAGCGTCAACAGGCATTTCGATCTGCGGTGCGGGTTGATGTACGACCAGACAGGGAAGGTGGTCGAGGCGGGAGCCACGGCCTAG
- a CDS encoding CoB--CoM heterodisulfide reductase iron-sulfur subunit B family protein — MKYAYYPGCSLRESAQEYDVSTRAVLERLGVLVEEIPDWTCCGASAVESVDHLLALALPARNLALAEKELPGLDVLVPCSACYLNLLKFQRTAQADRSVLAQANTLIGEEGLSCSATGGRVRHLLDVLINDIGPDAIRERVARPLSGIVVAPYYGCQILRPYRVFDDPERPSSMVPLLEALGARIHPWNMGGVCCGASLMATHKEAALVSVGAILRAAVRPHGGDGGADVIATVCPMCQMNLEAYQAQALRGGGTPVSVLYLPQLIGLAMGLPPEQTLLRKNLAVTETFRSRLFQPKEPSVPATAGA, encoded by the coding sequence ATGAAATACGCCTACTACCCCGGGTGTTCCTTGCGGGAAAGCGCCCAGGAGTACGACGTCTCCACCCGGGCGGTCCTGGAGCGCCTCGGCGTCCTGGTCGAGGAAATTCCGGACTGGACCTGTTGCGGCGCAAGCGCGGTGGAATCGGTGGACCATCTTCTGGCCCTGGCCCTGCCGGCCAGGAACCTGGCCCTGGCCGAGAAGGAACTGCCCGGCCTGGACGTCCTCGTTCCATGCAGCGCCTGCTACCTGAACCTGCTCAAGTTCCAGCGGACCGCCCAGGCCGACCGCTCGGTCCTGGCCCAGGCCAACACCCTGATCGGGGAGGAGGGGCTCTCCTGTTCCGCCACAGGCGGACGCGTGCGGCATCTTCTGGACGTGCTCATAAACGACATCGGCCCGGACGCCATCCGGGAGAGGGTGGCGCGTCCCCTGTCCGGAATCGTTGTCGCGCCCTACTACGGCTGCCAGATACTCAGGCCCTACCGGGTGTTCGACGATCCCGAGAGGCCGTCCTCCATGGTGCCTCTTCTCGAGGCCCTGGGGGCGAGGATCCATCCCTGGAACATGGGCGGCGTGTGTTGCGGGGCCTCGCTTATGGCCACGCACAAGGAGGCGGCCCTGGTCTCCGTGGGGGCGATACTGCGGGCCGCCGTCAGGCCCCATGGCGGGGACGGGGGGGCCGACGTCATCGCCACGGTCTGTCCCATGTGCCAGATGAACCTGGAGGCCTACCAGGCACAGGCCCTGCGGGGCGGCGGCACGCCGGTCTCGGTGCTGTATCTGCCGCAGCTCATTGGCCTGGCCATGGGCCTGCCCCCCGAACAGACCCTTTTGAGGAAGAATCTGGCCGTGACCGAGACGTTTCGTTCCAGGCTTTTTCAACCCAAGGAGCCTTCCGTCCCCGCCACCGCGGGGGCGTGA
- a CDS encoding 4Fe-4S dicluster domain-containing protein, giving the protein METAIRQTAPDEAQRELESILEMVRPCMQCGTCTASCPNAFAMANTPRRLWRLLLSGFTEEALAGGSFWMCSSCYTCTLRCPRGLPLTEAMAALRRLAARYHPASAGRNATFYETFMDNVRTYGRVQETALMTSYFLAMKSMVLPLEFTSLGLRMLGKGKLHGPSSVQKGRLGPIFEKAAHEGGRP; this is encoded by the coding sequence ATGGAAACCGCGATCAGGCAAACGGCCCCGGACGAGGCCCAAAGGGAACTGGAGTCCATCCTGGAGATGGTTCGGCCCTGCATGCAGTGCGGGACCTGCACGGCATCCTGTCCCAACGCCTTCGCCATGGCCAATACGCCCAGGCGGCTGTGGCGGCTGCTGCTTTCCGGCTTCACCGAGGAGGCCCTGGCGGGAGGTTCGTTCTGGATGTGTTCGTCCTGCTACACATGCACGTTGCGCTGTCCGCGCGGCCTGCCCCTGACCGAGGCCATGGCCGCCCTCAGGCGCCTGGCCGCCCGGTATCATCCCGCGTCGGCCGGGCGCAACGCCACGTTCTACGAGACGTTCATGGACAATGTCCGCACCTATGGCCGGGTCCAGGAGACAGCGCTCATGACCAGCTATTTTCTGGCCATGAAAAGCATGGTTCTGCCCCTGGAATTCACCTCGCTCGGGCTGCGCATGCTCGGCAAGGGCAAGCTCCATGGACCGTCGAGCGTCCAGAAAGGCAGACTCGGACCCATTTTCGAAAAAGCGGCTCACGAGGGAGGTCGGCCATGA